A single genomic interval of Spirosoma linguale DSM 74 harbors:
- a CDS encoding Helix-turn-helix, AraC domain protein (SMART: Helix-turn-helix, AraC domain~KEGG: cvi:CV_0679 transcriptional regulatory protein) yields the protein MPERDDNKRPQILYSCYFARSREGEQFVPEHVFSYHMAGSATMNDGENTYTFNEGDFRINKRNHLVKFSKQPPEHGEYKSLSVYLDQDTLRQFSLEYGYKAAKPHDDSSSVIRLPSSELLISYVESLKPYHQLQQPGNENLLSLKLREAIFILLKSSPELANVLFDFTEPGKIDLEAFMNKNYHFNVELKRFAYLTGRSLATFKRDFEKIFHRSPANWLVHRRLQEAHYLIKEKGKAPSDVYLDVGFEDLSHFSFAFKKTYGVSPSKV from the coding sequence ATGCCCGAACGCGACGATAATAAACGCCCTCAAATCCTGTATTCCTGTTATTTCGCCCGTAGTCGGGAGGGTGAGCAGTTCGTACCGGAGCATGTGTTTAGCTACCACATGGCGGGATCTGCCACCATGAATGACGGAGAGAACACGTACACGTTCAACGAAGGCGATTTCAGGATCAACAAACGAAACCATCTTGTCAAGTTCAGCAAGCAGCCTCCTGAACATGGCGAATACAAGTCGCTGTCGGTTTATCTCGATCAGGACACCCTTCGCCAGTTCAGTCTGGAGTACGGCTACAAGGCAGCGAAGCCACATGACGATAGTTCGTCCGTTATCCGGCTACCATCAAGCGAACTCCTCATCAGTTATGTCGAGTCTCTGAAGCCGTATCATCAGCTTCAACAGCCGGGCAACGAAAACCTGCTTTCCCTGAAATTGCGGGAAGCGATTTTCATTCTGCTCAAGTCGAGCCCCGAGCTGGCCAATGTGCTCTTCGACTTTACCGAACCGGGCAAGATCGATCTGGAAGCGTTCATGAATAAAAACTACCATTTCAACGTGGAGCTGAAACGATTCGCCTACCTCACCGGCCGGAGTCTGGCTACGTTCAAGCGGGACTTCGAGAAAATATTCCATCGGTCGCCCGCCAACTGGCTCGTTCACCGGCGGCTACAGGAAGCGCATTACCTGATCAAGGAGAAAGGCAAGGCTCCTTCCGATGTATACCTCGATGTAGGCTTTGAAGACCTATCACACTTTTCGTTTGCCTTCAAGAAAACATACGGCGTATCGCCGTCGAAGGTGTAA